A single window of Jeotgalibacillus haloalkalitolerans DNA harbors:
- a CDS encoding DUF948 domain-containing protein, whose amino-acid sequence MELLLYISALLAAGGFLILCISLAVTLNAVKKTLNSLADTVAALQKQLDGITTETTELLHKTNGLAEDIQGKSAKLNSVVDAVKGVGTNVQQLNNSIGKITHSVTQTAEQNEEKIAQVVQWSNVAMEIRNKWKTRKKEYTSREKYPEPQRALPPVDENQK is encoded by the coding sequence ATGGAATTATTACTTTATATTAGTGCGCTGCTTGCAGCAGGAGGCTTTTTAATTTTATGTATCAGTCTGGCGGTTACACTTAATGCAGTAAAGAAAACACTGAACAGTCTGGCTGACACTGTCGCTGCACTTCAAAAGCAGCTTGACGGTATTACAACAGAAACGACTGAACTTTTACATAAGACAAATGGACTGGCTGAAGATATTCAGGGCAAGTCCGCAAAATTGAATTCAGTTGTCGATGCAGTAAAAGGTGTAGGCACAAACGTGCAGCAGCTGAATAACTCGATCGGGAAAATCACCCATTCAGTAACGCAGACTGCTGAACAAAACGAAGAAAAAATTGCTCAGGTAGTACAGTGGAGCAATGTGGCAATGGAAATCCGTAATAAATGGAAGACGCGTAAAAAAGAATATACGTCACGGGAAAAATATCCTGAACCTCAGCGCGCATTGCCCCCGGTTGATGAAAATCAAAAATAA
- a CDS encoding YtoQ family protein, with protein MELTIYLAGEIHSDWRAKLKEQAESLPYKLHFTGPMENHSRSDDIGEEILGEQPNSIFKDDAASAFNNLRTQVLLQKSDLVIALFGEQYKQWNTAMDASAALTMNKPLILIRPEKLHHALKELSRKATVTVETPEQALKAVSYIFETE; from the coding sequence ATGGAACTGACAATTTACCTGGCAGGAGAGATCCACAGTGACTGGCGTGCAAAGCTGAAGGAACAGGCTGAATCACTTCCTTACAAGCTGCATTTTACCGGTCCGATGGAAAATCACAGCCGCTCTGATGATATCGGAGAAGAAATTCTCGGCGAGCAGCCAAATTCAATCTTTAAAGATGATGCTGCTTCTGCATTTAATAATCTCCGCACGCAGGTCCTGCTGCAAAAATCAGACTTAGTTATTGCTTTATTCGGTGAGCAGTATAAGCAATGGAATACGGCGATGGACGCTTCTGCCGCGTTGACGATGAATAAACCGCTGATTCTGATCAGACCTGAAAAACTGCACCATGCACTAAAAGAGCTGTCGCGCAAAGCCACCGTTACAGTTGAAACACCTGAACAGGCATTAAAAGCTGTATCTTATATTTTTGAGACAGAATAA
- a CDS encoding DNA translocase FtsK — MNWIQKLLSFVQRQEEDEIERDTPIKKENRKDLQTRVSYQYPKGEFRFPLIPDESSQKKEREPKKEAVPEKSRIIEKSPNAGPFKPTDVPSPIYGFRDRPKKIQPLHNTEEVEYEISSFQELKRKIAADKKQDQAGQAAEVLSFEELRQKNEPPVVTQTDEPESNETDYEQPEEKAEVREEESPEAVPGEKQEEPVLAVEETAQAQEAEDQFVREEENVSLQHASETQEVDHNEELSQSEEQIEPLKDRRPEEQAAEPAAEEKPKAGRVPFNVMMLKQDRRKRVRESYNNDHDHKEEPPAEPEQPDKTQITAEEELPHFMKPSLDLLSPPVHAEPDQEWLDYQAELLNETLFHFNVNATVKNVTQGPSVTRFELFPEKGVKVSKITSLTDDIKLGLAARDIRMEAPIPGKMAVGIEIPNPHSRPVAIKEILADEAFQNSEATLPVALGLDIEGKPVVTDISKMPHGLIAGATGSGKSVCINSILISLMYHASPDDVKMLLIDPKVVELAPYNHIPHLVSPVITDVKAATAALKWAVEEMERRYQLFAHAGVRDIKRYNHKVKNEGNYSQKLPYLVVVIDELADLMMMSPADVEEAICRIAQKARACGIHLLIATQRPSVDVITGLIKANVPTRIAFSVSSQVDSRTIIDSSGAERLLGRGDMLFLENGASKPVRLQGTFVSDDEIDEVAAHVRNERKASYLFEQEELLAKVDFQDEEDELLTEACEFVIAQGGASTSLLQRQFRIGYNRAARLIDMMEKNGWISESKGSKPRDVLMAHEDLSELQDAARSVK, encoded by the coding sequence ATGAACTGGATTCAGAAACTCTTGTCCTTCGTTCAAAGGCAGGAGGAAGATGAGATAGAACGGGATACACCGATTAAAAAGGAAAACAGAAAAGATCTCCAGACAAGGGTTTCCTATCAGTATCCTAAAGGAGAATTCAGGTTTCCATTAATTCCGGATGAGTCATCCCAGAAAAAAGAACGTGAGCCCAAAAAAGAAGCAGTGCCGGAAAAATCCCGGATTATTGAAAAGAGTCCTAACGCAGGGCCATTTAAACCGACTGATGTGCCGTCCCCTATATATGGTTTCAGGGACAGGCCGAAAAAGATTCAGCCGTTACATAATACTGAAGAAGTTGAATACGAAATTTCATCCTTTCAGGAGCTGAAGAGGAAAATCGCTGCGGATAAGAAGCAGGATCAGGCTGGACAGGCTGCTGAAGTCCTATCTTTTGAAGAACTCAGACAGAAAAATGAACCTCCTGTTGTCACTCAAACTGATGAGCCGGAGTCCAATGAGACGGATTATGAACAGCCTGAGGAAAAGGCTGAAGTTCGTGAAGAGGAAAGTCCTGAAGCTGTCCCGGGGGAAAAGCAGGAAGAACCTGTTCTCGCCGTCGAAGAAACAGCACAGGCTCAGGAAGCTGAGGACCAGTTTGTAAGGGAAGAGGAAAACGTCAGCCTGCAGCATGCATCTGAAACGCAGGAAGTTGATCATAATGAGGAGCTTTCTCAATCAGAAGAACAAATTGAACCTCTCAAAGACAGACGTCCGGAAGAGCAGGCAGCTGAACCTGCTGCTGAAGAAAAGCCAAAAGCCGGAAGAGTACCTTTTAACGTCATGATGCTGAAGCAGGATAGACGCAAACGTGTGCGTGAGTCATATAATAATGATCATGATCATAAGGAAGAACCGCCGGCTGAACCCGAGCAGCCTGATAAAACACAGATTACCGCTGAGGAAGAACTGCCTCACTTCATGAAGCCGTCGTTAGATTTACTCTCACCACCGGTACATGCAGAACCGGATCAGGAATGGCTGGATTATCAGGCTGAGTTATTAAATGAGACATTGTTCCATTTTAATGTAAATGCAACAGTGAAAAATGTGACTCAGGGACCTTCAGTAACAAGATTTGAATTATTCCCTGAAAAAGGGGTAAAAGTCAGTAAAATCACAAGCTTGACTGATGACATTAAACTTGGACTTGCAGCAAGGGATATCAGAATGGAAGCACCAATACCAGGCAAGATGGCAGTAGGGATAGAAATCCCGAACCCTCACAGCAGACCCGTTGCGATAAAAGAGATTCTCGCAGATGAAGCTTTTCAAAACAGTGAAGCGACACTGCCTGTCGCACTTGGACTTGATATTGAAGGGAAACCGGTTGTCACGGATATCAGTAAAATGCCACACGGCCTGATTGCCGGTGCAACCGGATCAGGAAAAAGTGTCTGCATTAACTCAATTCTGATCAGCCTGATGTATCACGCTTCACCGGATGATGTGAAAATGCTGCTGATTGACCCTAAAGTGGTTGAGCTCGCGCCATATAACCATATTCCACACCTTGTGAGCCCGGTTATCACGGATGTAAAAGCAGCTACTGCAGCATTAAAGTGGGCTGTAGAAGAGATGGAAAGACGTTATCAGCTGTTTGCTCATGCGGGGGTAAGAGATATTAAACGTTACAATCACAAGGTGAAGAATGAAGGTAACTATTCTCAAAAACTGCCTTATCTTGTTGTTGTGATCGATGAGCTTGCTGATCTGATGATGATGTCTCCTGCTGATGTAGAGGAAGCCATTTGCCGTATTGCGCAAAAAGCAAGAGCCTGCGGAATTCATCTGCTGATCGCAACGCAGCGTCCATCTGTAGACGTCATTACAGGGTTGATTAAGGCAAACGTTCCAACAAGAATTGCGTTCTCAGTCAGTTCACAGGTGGACTCAAGGACGATTATCGACAGCTCAGGAGCAGAAAGGCTGCTGGGCCGCGGTGATATGCTGTTTCTTGAAAACGGAGCTTCAAAGCCTGTCAGACTTCAGGGAACATTTGTTTCTGATGATGAAATCGATGAAGTCGCAGCTCATGTCAGAAATGAGCGTAAGGCATCCTATTTATTTGAACAGGAAGAATTGCTGGCAAAAGTGGATTTTCAGGATGAAGAGGATGAACTGCTGACTGAAGCGTGTGAGTTTGTCATTGCCCAGGGAGGCGCTTCAACGTCTCTGCTTCAAAGACAGTTTAGAATTGGTTACAATCGTGCTGCAAGACTGATTGATATGATGGAGAAAAACGGATGGATTTCAGAGTCTAAAGGGAGTAAACCCCGTGACGTGCTGATGGCACATGAAGATCTCTCAGAGTTACAGGATGCTGCAAGATCAGTAAAATAA
- a CDS encoding DUF1444 domain-containing protein, translated as MDSIKMKKILTEKLEQPGRNIRYNREKDQLRVENADTKKGIEVSLPSVVGKWNEKKDEAIAETVYYINEALAVMGKETVVEEAEKQIFPVIRSTSFPDESSEGVPFVFDEHTAETRIYYAVDLGKTYRMIDEQFLEKQSWTKEQVREIAMFNVRSLKTEMKKDEVAGNVFYFLNSNDGYDASRILNESFLKEMSSKMEGEMTIAVPHQDVLIIGDMRNETGYDVLAQMAMSFFAAGHVPITALSFLYEEGELEPVFILGKNKRKDEGDSKK; from the coding sequence ATGGACTCAATTAAAATGAAAAAGATTTTGACAGAGAAACTCGAACAACCCGGTCGAAATATACGCTATAACCGTGAAAAGGATCAGCTTCGTGTTGAAAATGCTGATACAAAAAAAGGGATTGAAGTCTCTCTTCCAAGTGTTGTCGGAAAGTGGAATGAAAAGAAGGATGAAGCAATCGCAGAAACTGTGTATTATATAAACGAGGCTTTAGCTGTGATGGGGAAAGAAACCGTCGTTGAGGAAGCAGAAAAGCAGATCTTTCCTGTTATTCGTTCAACGTCATTTCCGGACGAATCTTCTGAGGGCGTTCCATTTGTTTTTGATGAGCATACTGCTGAAACGCGTATCTATTATGCAGTGGATCTTGGTAAAACGTACCGCATGATTGATGAGCAGTTTCTTGAAAAGCAGTCATGGACTAAAGAACAGGTCAGAGAAATTGCCATGTTTAATGTCCGTTCACTGAAAACAGAAATGAAAAAAGATGAAGTAGCAGGTAATGTGTTTTACTTCCTGAACTCTAATGATGGATATGATGCAAGCAGAATCCTGAATGAATCTTTCCTGAAAGAAATGTCTTCTAAAATGGAAGGTGAAATGACGATCGCTGTTCCTCACCAGGATGTCCTGATTATAGGTGATATGAGAAATGAAACAGGATATGATGTACTTGCCCAAATGGCTATGTCATTTTTTGCAGCAGGCCACGTGCCGATCACAGCCCTGTCCTTCCTATATGAAGAAGGAGAGCTTGAGCCGGTCTTTATTCTCGGCAAAAACAAACGTAAAGATGAAGGAGATTCAAAAAAATGA
- the ytxJ gene encoding bacillithiol system redox-active protein YtxJ produces MEKISSVDQFNEVLQNEQEFFILKHSLTCPISTAAYKACQSFTNNQDVKFVYVPIQEARETSTHIAEAFNTRHESPQVFHVKNGEPVWNTSHSRITEKALKEASNR; encoded by the coding sequence ATGGAAAAGATCTCAAGCGTAGATCAATTCAATGAAGTTCTGCAAAATGAACAAGAGTTTTTTATCTTGAAACACAGCCTGACTTGTCCGATTTCTACGGCTGCATACAAAGCATGCCAGTCATTTACAAACAATCAGGATGTAAAGTTCGTCTATGTGCCAATTCAGGAAGCACGGGAAACATCCACACACATTGCAGAAGCATTTAATACCCGTCATGAATCTCCACAGGTTTTTCATGTGAAAAACGGAGAGCCGGTATGGAACACCTCTCACTCCCGTATTACTGAAAAAGCACTGAAAGAAGCAAGTAACAGATAA
- the murC gene encoding UDP-N-acetylmuramate--L-alanine ligase produces the protein MTSFHFVGIKGSGMSPLAQILHDMKHEVQGSDIDKRFFTQKPLEDRGIEILPFNKENVKPGMTVIAGNAFPDDHEEIQAAKDQGIELIRYHKFLGDFMNEYISVGVSGAHGKTSTTGLLAHVMQGADQTSYLIGDGSGKGYENSKYFVFEACEYRRHFLSYSPDYMIMTNIDFDHPDYFADIDDVFSAFQDMAKQVNKGIIACGDDEHLQSLVANVPVLFYGFNEENDFQARNVETSPAGTAFDVFVRNEYFASFEIPMYGDHTILNALSVIAICHYEGINTEVVQAQLKTFGGVKRRFTEKHIGNRTLIDDYAHHPTEIKATLDSASKKYPDRDIIAIFQPHTFTRTQTFLEEFADCLRAADHVYLCEIFGSARENHGKLSISDLQNKIDGAEILTVEDPSVLGKHEDGVFLFMGAGDVQKFQESFEDWIKEQS, from the coding sequence ATGACAAGTTTTCACTTTGTAGGAATTAAAGGATCGGGCATGAGTCCCCTTGCTCAAATTCTTCACGATATGAAGCATGAAGTACAGGGATCAGATATTGATAAGCGCTTTTTTACACAAAAGCCTCTTGAAGACAGAGGGATTGAAATATTGCCCTTTAATAAAGAAAATGTTAAACCGGGTATGACGGTTATCGCAGGAAATGCCTTTCCTGATGATCATGAAGAGATTCAGGCGGCAAAAGATCAGGGCATTGAACTGATCAGATATCACAAATTCCTCGGGGATTTCATGAATGAATATATTTCCGTAGGGGTTTCAGGTGCACACGGAAAAACGTCAACTACCGGTCTCTTAGCCCATGTGATGCAGGGTGCTGACCAGACTTCATATCTGATCGGAGACGGCTCCGGTAAAGGATATGAAAACAGTAAATACTTTGTATTTGAAGCCTGTGAATATCGCAGACACTTCCTGTCATATTCACCGGATTACATGATCATGACAAATATCGATTTTGATCACCCAGACTATTTTGCTGATATTGATGATGTGTTCTCAGCATTTCAGGATATGGCAAAACAGGTGAATAAAGGCATTATTGCCTGTGGAGATGATGAACATCTTCAAAGCCTTGTAGCAAACGTTCCTGTATTATTTTACGGATTTAATGAGGAAAATGACTTTCAGGCGCGCAATGTAGAAACGTCGCCGGCAGGTACTGCTTTTGATGTATTTGTCAGAAATGAATATTTTGCATCCTTTGAGATCCCGATGTATGGAGATCATACAATTTTAAATGCTCTTTCAGTTATTGCGATCTGCCACTACGAGGGGATTAATACTGAAGTGGTTCAGGCGCAGCTGAAAACCTTTGGCGGCGTAAAAAGACGCTTCACTGAAAAGCATATCGGTAACCGGACGCTGATCGATGATTATGCCCATCATCCGACTGAAATTAAGGCAACACTTGACTCAGCTTCAAAAAAATATCCTGACAGAGACATTATCGCAATCTTTCAGCCGCATACTTTCACAAGAACACAAACGTTCCTTGAGGAATTTGCAGACTGTCTGAGAGCTGCTGACCATGTTTATCTCTGTGAAATCTTTGGCTCAGCCCGTGAAAACCACGGCAAACTGTCCATTTCAGATCTCCAGAATAAAATTGACGGAGCTGAAATTCTGACAGTTGAGGACCCTTCTGTGCTAGGGAAGCATGAAGACGGTGTATTCCTCTTCATGGGTGCCGGAGACGTTCAGAAATTCCAGGAGTCTTTTGAAGACTGGATTAAAGAACAATCATGA
- the ytpR gene encoding YtpR family tRNA-binding protein, whose translation MNVFYNETGVGEVLIIKLKDTPRHVKTFEQKGNVVQIKNSENSEVTGYNIFGQPEQEFRSEGPVEMDETKLQKVNQMIQESGFDHQIEADFSPKFVIGFVEEMEKHPNADKLNICQVNVGEERLQIVCGAPNVDAGQKVVVAKVGAVMPSGMVIKDAELRGVPSSGMICSAKELGLPNAPEKKGILVLEDGHAGEAFSL comes from the coding sequence ATGAACGTATTTTATAATGAAACCGGTGTTGGAGAAGTTCTGATCATTAAGTTAAAGGATACTCCGCGCCATGTGAAAACATTTGAGCAAAAAGGAAATGTTGTACAAATTAAAAACAGTGAAAATAGTGAAGTGACCGGCTACAATATTTTTGGTCAGCCTGAACAGGAATTTCGTTCGGAAGGACCGGTAGAAATGGATGAAACCAAGCTTCAGAAAGTGAATCAAATGATTCAGGAAAGCGGATTTGATCATCAGATTGAAGCAGATTTTTCGCCGAAATTTGTGATTGGATTTGTTGAAGAAATGGAAAAACATCCGAACGCTGACAAGCTGAATATCTGTCAGGTAAATGTAGGGGAAGAACGTCTGCAGATCGTATGCGGTGCCCCAAATGTTGATGCCGGCCAGAAGGTTGTTGTCGCGAAGGTTGGCGCAGTGATGCCAAGCGGAATGGTCATTAAAGATGCTGAACTTAGAGGTGTTCCTTCAAGCGGGATGATCTGTTCAGCGAAAGAACTCGGGCTGCCAAACGCACCTGAGAAAAAAGGAATTCTGGTATTAGAAGATGGACATGCAGGTGAAGCATTCAGTCTGTAA
- a CDS encoding cell division FtsA domain-containing protein — MEKLFALDIGTRSIVGLIMSVDSSGYELIDYIQKEHKERAMLDGQIHHVPAVASLITEIRHELEAIHGPLKEVSVAAAGRALRTQRAIYSKELSADKILTKQDILHMELSAVQSAQEAAAASEDSQHYHCVGYSVVRYQLDHKDIGSLEDQLGDHVSVEIIATFLPRVVVESLLASLSRAGLQMNALTLEPIAAINVLIPPSMRRLNVALVDIGAGTSDIAISNEGTVTAYGMVPVAGDEISEALSDYYLLDFNDAEKLKRALTGPDEEIEFTDILGFTQQLSKQDIIKAITPAVEKLAESISGEMISLNLEHAPKAVMLVGGGSLTPQLTDKLAEKLSLPVNRVAVRGIEAIQGLKLNHKSAIGPELVTPAGIAIAANQMPINYMPVKVNGHDVRLFEIRELNAGDAVLSAGLSVPKLYGKPGLAKIVKINGTTVTLPGTHGLPPSILINGIKSDFDTAIHANDEIVVEAGENGKESDVQVKDLLEESIAMDVTINSRQYHLKRKVFLNGMKKSIETLVQDRDEISIEHKISAGEAFLTAGIIVPDPENTFYLTVDGKGTYFPQWDQVFIHNGQTFPLKKLNRIIHNRDVLSLPPVTGRTVADLKKELNLEENGGTLFFNEQEVKVSLTSSQIIKNGVSLGDHEKLQSGDVIEIKTRTDGMIFQDIFNFVEWRPPTSAKKIEVKKNGEDCDLSSPVMPGDALEVIVHQ; from the coding sequence GTGGAAAAACTATTTGCATTGGATATTGGAACCCGCTCGATTGTCGGTCTGATCATGTCTGTGGATTCATCCGGATATGAACTGATCGATTATATTCAAAAGGAGCATAAGGAGCGTGCGATGCTGGATGGACAAATTCATCACGTCCCTGCTGTTGCCTCTCTGATCACAGAAATCAGACATGAACTTGAAGCAATACATGGTCCTTTAAAAGAAGTTTCTGTTGCAGCAGCCGGACGGGCTTTAAGAACGCAGAGAGCGATTTATTCTAAGGAATTGTCAGCTGATAAAATACTGACTAAACAGGATATTTTACATATGGAATTAAGTGCAGTCCAGTCTGCTCAGGAGGCAGCTGCTGCGAGCGAAGATAGTCAGCATTATCACTGTGTCGGGTATTCCGTAGTCCGCTATCAGCTCGATCATAAGGATATTGGCAGTCTTGAAGACCAGCTTGGAGACCATGTAAGTGTTGAAATCATTGCAACGTTCCTTCCGAGAGTGGTGGTTGAGTCATTACTGGCCTCTTTAAGCAGAGCTGGACTTCAAATGAACGCGTTAACCCTTGAACCCATTGCAGCGATTAATGTACTTATCCCCCCCTCCATGCGCAGGCTGAATGTGGCACTCGTGGATATTGGCGCCGGGACTTCAGATATTGCGATCTCCAATGAAGGAACAGTCACTGCATACGGCATGGTACCGGTCGCAGGCGATGAAATCTCAGAAGCGCTCAGTGATTACTATCTGCTTGATTTTAATGATGCAGAAAAGCTGAAAAGAGCATTAACCGGACCGGATGAAGAAATCGAATTTACTGATATTCTCGGCTTTACCCAGCAGCTTTCCAAACAGGACATCATTAAAGCAATCACACCCGCTGTTGAAAAACTGGCTGAATCTATTTCCGGGGAAATGATTTCACTGAACCTTGAACATGCTCCTAAAGCAGTCATGCTTGTCGGAGGAGGCAGTCTCACACCACAACTCACTGATAAACTTGCAGAAAAACTGAGCCTCCCTGTAAACAGAGTTGCCGTCCGGGGTATTGAAGCGATTCAGGGATTAAAGCTGAACCACAAGTCAGCCATCGGACCGGAGCTCGTCACACCAGCCGGGATTGCAATTGCTGCAAATCAGATGCCGATAAATTATATGCCCGTCAAGGTGAATGGTCACGATGTGCGCCTGTTTGAGATCAGAGAATTAAATGCAGGGGATGCAGTTCTTTCTGCCGGATTAAGTGTGCCAAAGCTATATGGTAAACCCGGTCTCGCTAAAATCGTAAAAATTAACGGTACGACTGTTACACTGCCCGGAACACATGGACTCCCTCCATCAATTCTGATCAATGGGATTAAAAGTGATTTTGATACAGCTATACATGCAAATGATGAGATTGTCGTAGAAGCGGGTGAAAACGGAAAAGAATCTGACGTCCAAGTGAAGGATTTACTTGAAGAGTCCATCGCAATGGATGTGACGATTAACAGCAGACAATATCATCTGAAAAGAAAAGTGTTCTTGAATGGCATGAAAAAAAGCATAGAGACGCTTGTTCAGGATCGAGATGAAATCAGTATTGAACATAAAATCTCAGCTGGTGAAGCTTTTTTAACAGCCGGGATCATTGTCCCGGACCCCGAAAATACGTTTTACCTGACAGTAGATGGCAAGGGAACTTATTTCCCGCAGTGGGATCAGGTATTTATTCATAATGGACAGACTTTCCCTTTGAAGAAACTCAACCGGATTATTCATAATAGGGATGTATTATCGTTACCTCCTGTTACAGGCCGCACAGTTGCTGATTTAAAGAAAGAGCTGAACCTTGAGGAAAATGGCGGTACATTATTCTTCAATGAGCAGGAGGTCAAGGTCTCCCTTACCTCTTCACAAATTATTAAAAACGGCGTTTCACTGGGTGATCACGAAAAACTGCAAAGCGGGGATGTGATCGAAATTAAGACCCGCACTGATGGCATGATTTTTCAGGATATCTTTAATTTTGTTGAATGGCGCCCGCCCACATCAGCTAAAAAAATTGAAGTGAAGAAAAATGGAGAGGATTGTGATTTGTCTTCGCCTGTTATGCCGGGGGATGCACTTGAAGTCATTGTCCACCAATAA
- a CDS encoding PTS transporter subunit IIC, whose protein sequence is MGLLKKKGIHISFKTYLIDGLSFMALGLFSSLIIGLIMQTAGNQLEIPFLTDMGVLAMGLAGPAIGAAVAYGLKAPPLVLFAGVITGSAGYALGGPAGAYVAAVVSTEIGKLVSQSTKIDIIVTPFVTIAAGYGISALVGPEIQSFMQATGETIGWATEQRPFVMGMLVAGLMGLALTAPISSAAIALMLELDGLAAGAAAIGCSAQMIGFAAASYRDNKWGGSIAQAIGTSMLQVPNIVRNPLILIPPTVAGVLLAPIGTIWLQMENNASGAGMGTSGFVGQIMTFETMGFTMDVLIKVGLLHFIGPAVISLLLSHYMIRAGMIKPGQMRIATGGMKHEKT, encoded by the coding sequence ATGGGATTGTTAAAGAAAAAAGGCATACATATATCTTTTAAAACATACTTAATTGACGGCTTAAGCTTTATGGCACTGGGACTTTTCAGTTCATTAATCATCGGACTGATTATGCAGACTGCCGGTAATCAGCTTGAAATACCTTTTCTGACTGATATGGGGGTACTTGCAATGGGGCTTGCAGGACCGGCCATTGGAGCAGCAGTGGCATATGGTCTGAAAGCGCCTCCGCTTGTATTATTTGCAGGTGTGATTACAGGATCAGCAGGTTATGCCCTTGGAGGTCCTGCAGGCGCATATGTTGCAGCAGTTGTCTCAACTGAAATTGGGAAACTGGTCAGTCAATCCACTAAAATTGATATTATTGTTACACCCTTTGTCACGATTGCGGCAGGCTATGGAATTTCCGCATTAGTTGGTCCAGAAATTCAATCTTTTATGCAGGCAACAGGTGAAACCATTGGATGGGCAACAGAGCAACGTCCGTTTGTAATGGGGATGCTTGTAGCCGGACTGATGGGACTCGCTTTGACTGCACCGATTTCAAGTGCAGCGATCGCATTGATGCTCGAGCTCGACGGTCTTGCAGCCGGTGCAGCTGCAATCGGCTGCAGTGCGCAGATGATTGGTTTTGCAGCTGCAAGTTACAGGGATAATAAATGGGGCGGTTCGATTGCTCAGGCGATTGGCACCTCTATGCTGCAGGTACCGAATATTGTGAGAAACCCGCTGATCCTGATTCCGCCAACTGTTGCTGGGGTCCTGCTCGCCCCAATAGGCACCATCTGGTTGCAAATGGAGAACAATGCATCAGGAGCAGGCATGGGGACAAGTGGTTTCGTCGGACAGATCATGACCTTTGAAACGATGGGCTTTACAATGGATGTTCTAATTAAAGTGGGATTGTTGCATTTTATTGGACCGGCAGTGATTAGCCTGTTACTATCTCATTACATGATCAGGGCGGGAATGATTAAACCCGGCCAGATGAGAATTGCTACAGGAGGAATGAAACATGAAAAAACTTGA
- a CDS encoding thioredoxin family protein: MKKLESIEQFNEMKDNGKHIFMFSADWCPDCRVIEPILPDVESKYPDYQFIYIDRDEFIDICADLSVFGIPSFVAFEDGTETGRFVSKDRKTQEEIEQFIDGLKAS; encoded by the coding sequence ATGAAAAAACTTGAGTCGATTGAACAGTTTAATGAGATGAAAGACAACGGTAAGCATATCTTTATGTTTTCAGCAGACTGGTGCCCGGACTGCCGTGTAATTGAACCGATACTACCTGATGTTGAGAGTAAGTATCCGGATTATCAGTTCATTTATATAGACCGCGATGAGTTTATTGATATCTGTGCAGATCTGAGCGTATTTGGCATTCCAAGCTTTGTGGCATTTGAGGATGGCACAGAGACAGGAAGATTTGTCAGCAAAGACCGCAAGACGCAGGAAGAAATCGAACAGTTCATCGATGGACTGAAAGCTTCATAA
- a CDS encoding YtxH domain-containing protein: protein MEKNTNSRDFVLGALIGSIAGAVTALILAPKSGGEFRQDLNTQAGRLKDRSYEWKDQAVTKSSEMAALAKEKSAVISKNVQDQSSGVVEKVKSFRSKGKSEEQAPTLVTAKDPSLPTVHPVDPLTPPTSNEPLRTGR from the coding sequence ATGGAGAAAAATACTAATTCAAGAGATTTTGTACTTGGCGCATTAATCGGAAGTATTGCAGGAGCAGTGACTGCGTTGATTCTGGCACCTAAATCCGGCGGGGAGTTCCGTCAGGACCTGAATACGCAGGCTGGTCGTCTGAAGGATCGTTCTTATGAATGGAAGGATCAGGCTGTTACCAAAAGTTCAGAAATGGCTGCACTGGCGAAAGAGAAGTCAGCAGTGATTTCCAAGAATGTTCAGGATCAGTCAAGTGGTGTAGTGGAGAAAGTAAAATCATTCCGCTCTAAAGGTAAGTCTGAAGAGCAGGCTCCAACGCTTGTCACTGCGAAGGATCCTTCACTGCCGACCGTTCATCCGGTAGATCCTTTAACACCGCCAACATCTAATGAGCCGCTCAGAACGGGCAGATAG